In a single window of the Fusobacterium sp. DD2 genome:
- the fabD gene encoding ACP S-malonyltransferase, which produces MSKIAFVFPGQGAQYVGMGKELYENNETARKEFDKLFSSLDFDLKTVMFEGPAEALKETKNTQPAIVSMSLILTKLLEEKGIKPDFVAGHSVGEYAAFGAAGYLSIEDAVKLTAARGKFMNDVAQKVNGGMAAIIGLESDKIIEVLKTVDGVVEAVNFNEPKQTVIAGEKDAIERACVALKEAGARRALPLAVSGPFHSSLMKEAGEELKKEAEKYNFKMTDVKLIANTTAEIIKNVDEIKAEIYAQSFGPVKWVDTVKKMKAEGVTTIYEIGPGKVLSGLIKKIDKEFEIKNVEKLEDLQNIM; this is translated from the coding sequence ATGTCTAAAATAGCTTTTGTTTTTCCAGGACAAGGTGCACAATACGTTGGAATGGGAAAAGAACTTTATGAGAATAACGAAACTGCTAGAAAAGAGTTTGACAAACTATTTTCAAGTCTTGATTTTGATTTGAAAACTGTTATGTTTGAAGGACCAGCAGAAGCATTAAAAGAAACAAAAAATACACAACCTGCAATAGTATCAATGAGTCTTATACTGACAAAACTTCTTGAAGAAAAAGGTATAAAACCTGATTTTGTTGCTGGACACTCAGTAGGAGAGTATGCTGCATTTGGAGCAGCTGGATATCTTTCTATTGAAGATGCTGTAAAATTAACTGCAGCTAGAGGAAAGTTTATGAATGATGTTGCACAGAAAGTAAATGGTGGAATGGCAGCAATCATAGGACTTGAATCTGATAAGATAATAGAAGTATTGAAAACAGTTGATGGAGTAGTAGAAGCAGTAAACTTCAACGAACCTAAACAAACTGTAATAGCTGGAGAGAAAGATGCTATAGAAAGAGCATGTGTAGCTTTAAAAGAAGCTGGTGCTAGAAGAGCATTACCTCTTGCTGTATCTGGACCTTTCCACTCTTCACTTATGAAAGAAGCTGGAGAAGAGTTAAAGAAAGAAGCAGAAAAATATAATTTCAAAATGACAGATGTTAAATTAATAGCTAATACAACTGCAGAAATTATAAAAAATGTGGATGAGATAAAAGCTGAAATTTATGCACAAAGTTTTGGTCCTGTAAAATGGGTTGACACTGTTAAAAAGATGAAAGCAGAGGGAGTTACAACAATTTATGAAATTGGACCAGGAAAAGTTTTATCTGGACTTATTAAGAAAATAGATAAAGAATTTGAAATAAAAAATGTAGAAAAGCTTGAAGATTTACAAAATATAATGTAA
- a CDS encoding beta-ketoacyl-ACP synthase III produces the protein MDFKSVGIKGIGYYVPEHVMTNFEFEKLIDTSDEWIRSRTGIHERRFASPEQATSDLCVEAAKKALANAKMEIKDIDLILVATCTPDYLVQATACLVQEKLGEKGIPCFDLNAACSGFIYGLTVAGGMIRGGVYKNILVIGAETLSRIIDMQDRNTCVLFGDGAAAAVVSEVEEGYGFLGTYLGAEGEDDNILKIPAGGSKKPNTAETVENRENFVTMKGKDVFKFAVHALPSATNKALKIAGMKSEDLKMVFPHQANIRIIEAAAKRIHAPIEKFYINLQRYGNTSSASVGIALGEAYERGMVNKGDIIALTGFGAGLTYGSLIIKWAY, from the coding sequence ATGGATTTTAAAAGCGTTGGAATCAAAGGAATAGGGTATTATGTACCTGAACATGTTATGACAAACTTTGAGTTCGAAAAATTAATTGACACATCTGATGAATGGATAAGAAGTAGAACAGGAATTCATGAAAGAAGATTTGCATCTCCTGAGCAGGCAACTTCAGATCTATGTGTAGAAGCTGCTAAAAAAGCTTTAGCAAATGCAAAAATGGAAATAAAAGATATCGATCTTATTCTAGTTGCAACTTGTACTCCTGATTATCTTGTACAGGCTACAGCATGTCTGGTACAGGAAAAACTTGGAGAAAAAGGAATACCATGCTTTGACCTCAATGCTGCATGTAGTGGATTTATATATGGTCTTACAGTGGCAGGTGGAATGATAAGAGGTGGAGTATATAAAAATATACTTGTAATAGGAGCAGAGACACTATCTAGAATAATAGATATGCAGGATAGAAATACCTGTGTGCTATTTGGAGATGGAGCAGCTGCAGCTGTAGTATCAGAAGTTGAAGAGGGATATGGATTCTTAGGAACATATCTTGGAGCTGAAGGAGAAGATGACAATATCTTAAAGATACCTGCAGGGGGATCTAAAAAACCTAATACAGCTGAAACAGTTGAAAACAGAGAAAATTTTGTAACCATGAAGGGTAAAGATGTATTTAAATTTGCTGTACATGCTCTTCCAAGTGCTACAAATAAAGCTTTAAAAATTGCTGGAATGAAATCTGAAGATTTAAAGATGGTATTCCCACATCAGGCAAATATAAGAATAATTGAAGCAGCAGCAAAAAGAATTCACGCTCCAATAGAGAAATTCTACATCAATCTGCAAAGATATGGAAATACATCTTCTGCATCAGTAGGAATAGCTCTAGGAGAGGCATATGAAAGAGGAATGGTTAATAAAGGAGATATAATTGCTTTAACAGGATTTGGAGCAGGTCTTACTTATGGATCATTAATCATTAAATGGGCATATTAA